In Populus nigra chromosome 10, ddPopNigr1.1, whole genome shotgun sequence, the following proteins share a genomic window:
- the LOC133704509 gene encoding type IV inositol polyphosphate 5-phosphatase 7-like isoform X1: MTDGNSKKSKLSWSKKMVRKWFNIKSKNEEFQADDVHGGEVAYRTSFSEREPCTIKKSKTEKFSKNPEQVRRNRMNLDHPRIIDVQNYSIFVASWNVAGRSPLSNLSLDDWLHASPPADIYVLGFQEIVPLNAGNVLGAEDNGPAKKWLALIRKTLNNLPGTSGSGGCYTPSPIPEPIVEIDADFEGSSRQKNASFFHRRSFQTTNSWRMDNDPSIPQPRLDRRFSVCDRVIFGHRPSDYDPSNRWGHRPSDYSRPSDYSRPSDYSRWGSSDDDNGPGESPSTVLYSPMSNGNSYSASTEEGYRRPGHSRYCLVASKQMVGIFLTIWVRSDLREHVKNMKVSCVGRGLMGYLGNKGSISVSMSLHQTSFCFICSHLTSGQKEGDELRRNADVMEILKKTRFPRVHNSGDEKSPETILEHDRVIWLGDLNYRIALSYRAAKALVEMQNWRALLENDQLRIEQRRGRVFRGWSEGKIYFPPTYKYSTNSDRYAGDDMHPKEKRRTPAWCDRILWHGEGLHQSSYVRGESRFSDHRPVYGIFWAEVESSHGPLRKSTSYSSSRIEVEELLPYSHGYTELNFF, translated from the exons ATGACAGATGGGAACTCCAAGAAAAGCAAG CTTTCCTGGTCCAAGAAAATGGTCAGAAAGTGGTTCAACATCAAGAGCAAAAATGAGGAATTTCAAGCTGATGATGTTCACG GGGGTGAAGTTGCGTACAGGACTAGCTTCTCAGAGAGGGAGCCGTGTACAATCAAAAAGAGCAAAACAG AGAAATTTAGCAAGAATCCAGAGCAGGTCCGGCGGAACAGGATGAATCTTGACCATCCTCGTATCATAGACGTGCAAAACTACAG CATTTTTGTAGCTTCTTGGAATGTGGCTGGAAGATCCCCTCTAAGTAATTTAAGTCTTGATGACTGGCTTCATGCTTCACCTCCAGCAGATATTTATGTTCTTGG ATTTCAAGAGATAGTTCCTTTGAATGCCGGTAATGTTCTGGGTGCAGAAGATAATGGCCCTGCCAAAAAATGGCTGGCTCTCATCAGAAAGACTCTAAACAATCTTCCTGGAACTAGTGGAAGTGGTGGGTGCTATACACCGTCTCCAATCCCTGAGCCAATTGTAGAAATAGATGCAGATTTCGAGGGATCATCTAGACAAAAGAATGCTTCTTTCTTTCATCGCCGGTCATTCCAGACAACCAATAGCTGGAGAATGGACAATGATCCTTCAATTCCTCAGCCACGACTTGATCGGCGATTCAGTGTATGTGATCGGGTAATATTCGGCCACAGGCCAAGTGACTATGATCCTAGCAATAGATGGGGTCACAGACCTAGTGATTATTCCAGGCCCAGTGATTATTCCAGGCCTAGTGATTACTCCAGATGGGGTTCCTCAGATGATGATAATGGGCCTGGGGAATCACCAAGTACTGTTTTATACTCACCAATGTCAAATGGAAATTCCTATTCTGCGTCTACCGAAGAAGGATATAGGAGGCCAGGGCATTCAAGGTACTGCTTAGTGGCAAGCAAGCAAATGGTTGGCATATTCCTGACAATATGGGTGAGGAGTGATCTGAGGGAGCACGTCAAAAACATGAAAGTTTCTTGTGTTGGTAGAGGATTGATGGGTTACCTAGGAAATAAG GGATCTATTTCAGTCAGCATGTCCTTGCACCAAACAAGCTTTTGCTTCATATGCAGCCATTTAACCTCTGGGCAGAAAGAAGGTGATGAGTTAAGAAGGAATGCAGATGTCATGGAGATTCTTAAGAAGACAAGATTTCCGCGGGTTCATAACTCGGGTGATGAAAAGTCTCCAGAAACAATCCTTGAGCATGA TCGAGTTATTTGGCTTGGGGATTTGAATTATCGTATTGCCCTGTCATATCGAGCTGCCAAGGCACTAGTTGAGATGCAAAACTGGAGAGCATTGTTAGAGAATGACCAG TTAAGGATAGAGCAGAGGCGAGGTCGTGTTTTTAGGGGATGGAGTGAGgggaaaatttattttccacCAACCTACAAGTATTCAACCAATTCAGACAGATATGCAGGGGACGATATGCATCCCAAGGAGAAACGTCGAACACCAGCTTG GTGCGATAGAATTTTGTGGCATGGAGAAGGCCTCCACCAATCATCTTATGTACGTGGAGAATCTCGGTTCTCAGATCATAGGCCTGTCTATGGCATATTTTGGGCAGAGGTTGAGTCGAGTCATGGTCCATTGAGGAAAAGCACTAGTTATTCTAGTTCCAGAATTGAGGTAGAGGAGCTTTTGCCGTACTCACATGGGTACACGGAACTAAACTTCTTTTGA
- the LOC133704509 gene encoding type IV inositol polyphosphate 5-phosphatase 7-like isoform X2 produces the protein MTDGNSKKSKLSWSKKMVRKWFNIKSKNEEFQADDVHGGEVAYRTSFSEREPCTIKKSKTEKFSKNPEQVRRNRMNLDHPRIIDVQNYSIFVASWNVAGRSPLSNLSLDDWLHASPPADIYVLGFQEIVPLNAGNVLGAEDNGPAKKWLALIRKTLNNLPGTSGSGGCYTPSPIPEPIVEIDADFEGSSRQKNASFFHRRSFQTTNSWRMDNDPSIPQPRLDRRFSVCDRVIFGHRPSDYDPSNRWGHRPSDYSRPSDYSRPSDYSRWGSSDDDNGPGESPSTVLYSPMSNGNSYSASTEEGYRRPGHSRYCLVASKQMVGIFLTIWVRSDLREHVKNMKVSCVGRGLMGYLGNKGSISVSMSLHQTSFCFICSHLTSGQKEGDELRRNADVMEILKKTRFPRVHNSGDEKSPETILEHDRVIWLGDLNYRIALSYRAAKALVEMQNWRALLENDQARFTYVLHIFCFKDRAEARSCF, from the exons ATGACAGATGGGAACTCCAAGAAAAGCAAG CTTTCCTGGTCCAAGAAAATGGTCAGAAAGTGGTTCAACATCAAGAGCAAAAATGAGGAATTTCAAGCTGATGATGTTCACG GGGGTGAAGTTGCGTACAGGACTAGCTTCTCAGAGAGGGAGCCGTGTACAATCAAAAAGAGCAAAACAG AGAAATTTAGCAAGAATCCAGAGCAGGTCCGGCGGAACAGGATGAATCTTGACCATCCTCGTATCATAGACGTGCAAAACTACAG CATTTTTGTAGCTTCTTGGAATGTGGCTGGAAGATCCCCTCTAAGTAATTTAAGTCTTGATGACTGGCTTCATGCTTCACCTCCAGCAGATATTTATGTTCTTGG ATTTCAAGAGATAGTTCCTTTGAATGCCGGTAATGTTCTGGGTGCAGAAGATAATGGCCCTGCCAAAAAATGGCTGGCTCTCATCAGAAAGACTCTAAACAATCTTCCTGGAACTAGTGGAAGTGGTGGGTGCTATACACCGTCTCCAATCCCTGAGCCAATTGTAGAAATAGATGCAGATTTCGAGGGATCATCTAGACAAAAGAATGCTTCTTTCTTTCATCGCCGGTCATTCCAGACAACCAATAGCTGGAGAATGGACAATGATCCTTCAATTCCTCAGCCACGACTTGATCGGCGATTCAGTGTATGTGATCGGGTAATATTCGGCCACAGGCCAAGTGACTATGATCCTAGCAATAGATGGGGTCACAGACCTAGTGATTATTCCAGGCCCAGTGATTATTCCAGGCCTAGTGATTACTCCAGATGGGGTTCCTCAGATGATGATAATGGGCCTGGGGAATCACCAAGTACTGTTTTATACTCACCAATGTCAAATGGAAATTCCTATTCTGCGTCTACCGAAGAAGGATATAGGAGGCCAGGGCATTCAAGGTACTGCTTAGTGGCAAGCAAGCAAATGGTTGGCATATTCCTGACAATATGGGTGAGGAGTGATCTGAGGGAGCACGTCAAAAACATGAAAGTTTCTTGTGTTGGTAGAGGATTGATGGGTTACCTAGGAAATAAG GGATCTATTTCAGTCAGCATGTCCTTGCACCAAACAAGCTTTTGCTTCATATGCAGCCATTTAACCTCTGGGCAGAAAGAAGGTGATGAGTTAAGAAGGAATGCAGATGTCATGGAGATTCTTAAGAAGACAAGATTTCCGCGGGTTCATAACTCGGGTGATGAAAAGTCTCCAGAAACAATCCTTGAGCATGA TCGAGTTATTTGGCTTGGGGATTTGAATTATCGTATTGCCCTGTCATATCGAGCTGCCAAGGCACTAGTTGAGATGCAAAACTGGAGAGCATTGTTAGAGAATGACCAGGCACGCTTTACATATGTTCTCCATATTTTCTGTT TTAAGGATAGAGCAGAGGCGAGGTCGTGTTTTTAG